The window ACAAATCTTATCAGGGATAAAAGGTAACTTTATTGATTTTTGGAATGAAATGGACTTTGGTATATGAGAATTTTCTGATATAGATATTTGTGAACAAGAAATGCAAATGATTAAAATTATAAAGATAGTTTGGTATTTATAGAGTAGATATGCGGAAGAGAATTTATTTGTTTTTTTATTCGGATGCATAAGGACGAATATCTTTTAGTTTGCCCTGGATTTTAGTCACATTTTTCCATACATTTTCTTCCAATGAATAAGCAATATCAACATAAGAACCTTTCTTCAGAAAAGGAGACAGCTCTCCCATATTGAATCCTATCAAATCTAATGTTTTATCATTCTGGATTGTTTTGAGTTTTAGATGATTCGTTCCTACAGTATATGGATAACCCACAATCATTGCTTTTCTACTGAGAAAGATAGGATTCATGTTACCGGGACCAAATGGTGCAAATCGTTTTAACCATTCTAATAAGTCTTCGTCAATTTCATTCAGTGTTAATTCATTCGAGATATAGATTTGAGGACGGATATCCTCTATTGTGAGTCTATCTCTTGCATATTCATTAACCTTTTTTTCAAATATATCAATATATTCCGGCAAAATTGATAGACCAGCAGCATATTTATGTCCACCAAAGCTTACCAAATATTCCTCAAAATGGGATAGACATTCAAATATATTGAAATTATGGATACTCCTACCTGAGCCACTACCTTCACCTTCTGCAAAAGTAATTAGTATTGTAGGTCTGTTGTATTTTTCAACAATTTTAGAAGCAACAATACCAATAACGCCTGGATGCCAATGGTCAGTTGCGAGAACGAAAAAAAATGTTTTATCTAAATCTTGATATTTTGACTCAATCATATCACATGCTTCACGAAAGGTTGTTTGGTCAATTTGCTGTCGTTTTTGATTCTCATTATGTATTACTAATGCTAAGTTTTTTGCATCTTCTAAAATTGATGTAGTCATCAAATCCACAGCTCTATCTGCACTTCCCAAACGTCCTGCAGCATTTATTCTTGGAGCTAATCTAAAAACAACATCACTTGATTTTAATTTGCACGTTTTCAATCCAGCAAGATTTAATAAATAATTTAATCCTAAATTCTTTCTTTCTTCTAACCTTTCTATACCCAGACTCGCAATAATTCTATTTTCTCCAGTGAGTGGAACTATGTCTGCAATTGTTCCCAGTCCAGCCAAGTCAAAAAAAGTTGAAACATTTTCTATATTATCACGATTATATTTACGATAAATAGCGATAATTAATTTTAAAGCAATGCCAACTCCAGCTAACTCTTGATAAGGATATTTTGAGTCCTTAAGTTTTGGGTCAATAATGGCAAAGGCATCTGGCAAAATCTTCTTGGGTGTATGATGGTCGGTAACAATTACATCAACACCTTCTTTCTTAAGATAACTTATTTCATCAACAGCATTTATCCCGCAGTCAACCGTAATTACAACATTAGCATTTTTACTAAGTATAGCCTTATTACCTAACATTGATAAACCATAGCCTTCAATCATTCTGTTAGGAATATAAAAATCAACTACTGCTCCTAACTCTCTTAATCCAATTAGCAGTAAGGATGTCGCTGTTGTGCCATCCACATCATAGTCACCGTAAATCACAATTTTTTCCTGATTTTCAATGGCTTGCATTATTCGTCTAACAGCCTTTTCCATATCATTGAATATATATGGGTCATGCAAGTTGTTAAAATCTGGGTGGAAAAATTCCTCAGCACCCTGAGTAGAGTTGATATTTTTTTGTAAAAGTAATTTAGCTATAATATAAGGACAAGAAAGTGAATTTTGTAAATTTTGAATTTGATTTACATTAGTTTGCTCAGTAGTAATAATCCAGTTTTTTTTCATCTAATCTCCAATTATTTTAGTGGAGCGGATAGCATAGAGCGAAAAGCGTAGTCCCAATCATACGCCGATATGTGCTTCGCTTCCTGCTCCACACTCTTCGCTCTAAGAAAAAGCCTGCTAAAGAAAATAATAAGCCGAGTTCTGTTTCCCAACTTAAAAGGTCGGGACGACAATCATTTATCTGAATCAGGCGTCACCGCATCCCGATATATTAGGATTCATCCAGATAATTCTAGTGACTGATTTTTGCGGTCTACCCGAGAGTATGACGAACGGAGCGATTCGTTCCCCCGATAGCTCGGGAGAGTTCTCTCCTATTTGACCTTGCACCAATAAGGTTTACCAAGCTTTCCCGATCGCTCGAGAAACTGGTGGTCTCTTACACCACCTTTTCACCCTTATCCCGATAAATCGGGACGGTTTGTTTTCTGTGGCACTATCTTTCCCTTACGGGAACTTCGAGTTACGAAGTATTTTGCTCCTGGTGTTCGGACTTTCCTCCTCCCGATAATAATCGGGAAGCGATTGTCTAATTCTCTTTAGCAGATTTCTTAGGTAAGACTAAAATTCGGGAACAATTTTCACAAGTAATTATTGAATCACCCTTTGCAACTTCAACAATAATTTGGGGTCTAACACGAAAATGACAACCAGAACATACTCCATTTTCTATTGTTGCTATCGCTTTTCCATCTTTATGCTCTATTAAACGCTGATACCTTCTAAATAAAACATCAGGTATTTTCCTTGATAATTCTATTCTTTCTTTTTCTCGTTGAGCTATCTCCTTGATTAATTCATCAATCTCAATATTTATCTTTTTTTTCTCTTTCTCTAAAGCTTTCTTATCTTTTGCCAATAACTCAAGAATGTGCTTCTTTTCTTCTTCCAATGCAGATTCTGTTTCTAACAATTCTATTAATTGCTCTTCAATCTCACTATTTCCTTCCTTACGATGTGTAATTTCAGAATTCAATGCCTTATATTCTTTATTGGTTTTTACAATCAACAGCTGATTCTCATACTTATTTATCTCTTGATTATTAGCAGCAATATCAAGTTCTAATTTCTTCTGTCGTTGTAAGTTCTGTTCAAGCCTCTGCTTTATATTCTTCTCTGATTCTTGTTCCAGATTAAAC is drawn from Candidatus Cloacimonadota bacterium and contains these coding sequences:
- the recJ gene encoding single-stranded-DNA-specific exonuclease RecJ, giving the protein MKKNWIITTEQTNVNQIQNLQNSLSCPYIIAKLLLQKNINSTQGAEEFFHPDFNNLHDPYIFNDMEKAVRRIMQAIENQEKIVIYGDYDVDGTTATSLLLIGLRELGAVVDFYIPNRMIEGYGLSMLGNKAILSKNANVVITVDCGINAVDEISYLKKEGVDVIVTDHHTPKKILPDAFAIIDPKLKDSKYPYQELAGVGIALKLIIAIYRKYNRDNIENVSTFFDLAGLGTIADIVPLTGENRIIASLGIERLEERKNLGLNYLLNLAGLKTCKLKSSDVVFRLAPRINAAGRLGSADRAVDLMTTSILEDAKNLALVIHNENQKRQQIDQTTFREACDMIESKYQDLDKTFFFVLATDHWHPGVIGIVASKIVEKYNRPTILITFAEGEGSGSGRSIHNFNIFECLSHFEEYLVSFGGHKYAAGLSILPEYIDIFEKKVNEYARDRLTIEDIRPQIYISNELTLNEIDEDLLEWLKRFAPFGPGNMNPIFLSRKAMIVGYPYTVGTNHLKLKTIQNDKTLDLIGFNMGELSPFLKKGSYVDIAYSLEENVWKNVTKIQGKLKDIRPYASE
- a CDS encoding C4-type zinc ribbon domain-containing protein — its product is MLKEIEILCQLQVLDNKIRAAKKGKERLPKEIEKLENKFNLEQESEKNIKQRLEQNLQRQKKLELDIAANNQEINKYENQLLIVKTNKEYKALNSEITHRKEGNSEIEEQLIELLETESALEEEKKHILELLAKDKKALEKEKKKINIEIDELIKEIAQREKERIELSRKIPDVLFRRYQRLIEHKDGKAIATIENGVCSGCHFRVRPQIIVEVAKGDSIITCENCSRILVLPKKSAKEN